The following proteins come from a genomic window of Pyxidicoccus sp. MSG2:
- a CDS encoding GNAT family N-acetyltransferase, with the protein MIREAVAADAPLLARLLREAFEEYRGRLDPPSSAHDKTEEVVLRELKDGGALISESPSGAEGCVFFHVKPDHVYLDRLAVLPPYRGRGVARALMEAVEARARALGSTPVRLNVRLALKDHQDWYARQGYAFLSYGTHAGYSAPTFVVLQKSL; encoded by the coding sequence ATGATTCGCGAAGCGGTTGCGGCGGATGCCCCGTTGCTGGCCCGCCTGCTCCGGGAGGCCTTCGAGGAGTACCGGGGGCGGTTGGACCCGCCCTCCAGCGCGCACGACAAGACGGAAGAGGTCGTGCTGCGCGAGTTGAAGGACGGAGGCGCCCTCATCTCCGAGTCACCCTCGGGCGCGGAGGGCTGCGTCTTCTTCCACGTCAAGCCGGACCATGTGTACCTGGACCGGCTGGCCGTGCTCCCGCCCTACCGGGGCCGGGGCGTGGCCCGCGCGCTGATGGAGGCGGTGGAGGCGCGGGCCCGGGCGCTCGGGTCCACTCCCGTGCGCCTCAACGTGCGGTTGGCACTCAAGGACCACCAGGACTGGTACGCGCGCCAGGGCTACGCGTTCCTCAGCTACGGCACCCACGCGGGCTACTCCGCGCCGACCTTCGTCGTGCTCCAGAAGTCGCTCTGA
- a CDS encoding M4 family metallopeptidase has product MSVRRTDGPKPVTLRPTTETQAKNTVKPAATPGPRVVQDGFSSAPRRTELARAEQTLTSPLRQGRLPLESMDAQTAIQASLAHIAPESESMSLTRQPAAFVPKNVERDELGMVHVRMDRVHEGVKVFGEQIISHLDKDGKVSSITGEPSTIPAGLGSEKPKLSASQAIEVARKEFGAKPDKQPNAERVIYKDDAGKYHSAYRVEMSQIAGQEKPRRMNYLVDANTGKIFDRFNEIDGFSVSKGAKAGAKAAAAAPNETSATTSPKATIGDLGTVTSKLKLDGDVTVDKLKLDVDIKHTYRGDLTVTLTSPSGKSAVVHNRTGGSTDDLKTSFDLSAFAGEKAQGEWTLTVSDKARGDTGVLNSWGLKATGKPAPTPGPTPTPTGKADDTSLYSGKVELGTKKNADGTFSLQDASRGKGIVTYDGQNKARASGQVEFKDNNDVWGETGDAPRAKAAVDAHYGASMTYDMIKNVLGRDSLDGAGEKLVSYVHVDNNLVNAFWDGEKMSYGDGDGKDAGPLTALDIAGHEIAHGLTERTAGLIYSGESGGLNEAMSDIMGAGVEWYAAQKNPDVKFNWTVGETAWTPGNGNEDGLRYMNDPTKDGYSIDNYKNYPKQKEVHGSSGIANNAFYLMVNGGKNKTSGAEVKDGIGMEKGLKIYYRALAHYMTPSTTFAQAREACIKAATDLHGANSPEVQKVKESWTAVGVN; this is encoded by the coding sequence ATGAGCGTTCGTCGAACTGATGGTCCGAAGCCGGTCACCCTCCGCCCCACGACCGAGACCCAGGCCAAGAACACGGTGAAGCCCGCGGCGACGCCTGGCCCCCGCGTCGTCCAGGACGGCTTCAGCTCGGCCCCGCGCCGCACCGAGCTGGCTCGCGCGGAGCAGACGCTGACGTCGCCGCTCAGGCAGGGCCGCCTCCCGCTGGAGAGCATGGACGCGCAGACCGCCATCCAGGCCTCGCTCGCGCACATCGCTCCGGAGTCCGAGTCGATGTCGCTCACGCGGCAGCCCGCCGCCTTCGTCCCGAAGAACGTGGAGCGCGACGAGCTGGGCATGGTGCACGTGCGCATGGACCGCGTGCACGAGGGCGTGAAGGTCTTCGGTGAGCAGATCATCAGCCACCTCGACAAGGACGGGAAGGTGTCGAGCATCACCGGCGAGCCGTCCACCATCCCCGCCGGCCTCGGCAGCGAGAAGCCCAAGCTGTCGGCCTCGCAGGCCATCGAGGTGGCGCGCAAGGAGTTCGGCGCGAAGCCGGACAAGCAGCCCAACGCGGAGCGGGTCATCTACAAGGATGACGCCGGCAAGTACCACTCGGCGTACCGCGTGGAGATGTCCCAGATTGCCGGCCAGGAGAAGCCGCGCCGCATGAACTACCTGGTGGACGCCAACACCGGGAAGATCTTCGACCGCTTCAACGAGATTGACGGCTTCTCCGTGTCGAAGGGCGCGAAGGCCGGTGCGAAGGCCGCCGCCGCCGCGCCCAACGAGACGAGCGCCACCACCAGCCCCAAGGCCACCATCGGCGACCTGGGCACCGTCACGTCGAAGCTGAAGCTGGACGGGGACGTCACCGTCGACAAGCTGAAGCTGGACGTGGACATCAAGCACACGTACCGCGGCGACCTGACCGTCACGCTGACCAGCCCCTCCGGCAAGAGCGCGGTGGTGCACAACCGCACCGGCGGCAGCACGGACGACCTGAAGACCTCGTTCGACCTGAGCGCCTTCGCGGGCGAGAAGGCCCAGGGCGAGTGGACCCTCACCGTGAGCGACAAGGCGCGCGGCGACACCGGCGTGCTCAACAGCTGGGGCCTGAAGGCCACGGGCAAGCCGGCGCCGACGCCGGGGCCCACCCCGACGCCCACGGGCAAGGCGGACGACACCTCGCTCTACAGCGGCAAGGTGGAGCTCGGGACGAAGAAGAACGCGGACGGCACCTTCAGCCTCCAGGACGCCTCGCGCGGCAAGGGCATCGTCACCTACGACGGGCAGAACAAGGCCCGGGCCAGCGGCCAGGTGGAATTCAAGGACAACAACGACGTCTGGGGTGAGACGGGCGACGCCCCCCGCGCCAAGGCCGCGGTGGACGCGCACTACGGCGCGTCGATGACGTACGACATGATCAAGAACGTCCTCGGCCGCGACTCGCTCGACGGCGCGGGCGAGAAGCTCGTCTCGTACGTGCACGTCGACAACAACCTGGTCAACGCGTTCTGGGACGGCGAGAAGATGAGCTACGGCGACGGCGACGGCAAGGACGCCGGCCCGCTCACCGCGCTGGACATCGCCGGGCACGAGATTGCCCACGGCCTCACCGAGCGCACCGCCGGCCTCATCTACAGCGGCGAGTCCGGTGGCCTCAACGAGGCCATGAGCGACATCATGGGCGCGGGCGTGGAGTGGTACGCCGCGCAGAAGAACCCCGACGTGAAGTTTAACTGGACGGTGGGCGAGACGGCGTGGACCCCGGGCAACGGCAACGAGGACGGCCTGCGGTACATGAACGACCCGACGAAGGACGGGTACTCCATCGACAACTACAAGAACTACCCGAAGCAGAAGGAGGTCCACGGCTCCAGCGGCATCGCCAACAACGCGTTCTACCTGATGGTGAACGGCGGGAAGAACAAGACCTCCGGCGCCGAGGTGAAGGACGGCATCGGGATGGAGAAGGGCCTGAAGATCTACTACCGCGCCCTTGCCCACTACATGACGCCCAGCACCACCTTCGCCCAGGCGCGTGAGGCCTGCATCAAGGCGGCGACCGACCTGCACGGCGCCAACTCGCCGGAGGTCCAGAAGGTGAAGGAGAGCTGGACCGCCGTCGGCGTGAACTAG
- a CDS encoding trypsin-like peptidase domain-containing protein: MSRLPPLLLLCCLVALPSFAGEVRPSRADLQRVMELHARSVVRVRGPKQSGPGVFVGAGGQVLTSVEPVGEAFVGLNAATVEHDGKALPAKVVLANAALKVAVVAAPDGTYPAVPVKLLRDGDSLDGKWVVGVLPATKGQPARPVAAQASGNAPEPFYDVPLALPPGSPVFDGDGRLVAVVVQRYRRGCRVLPLGEVKVQLASADAP, from the coding sequence ATGTCCCGCCTTCCGCCGCTGCTCCTGCTCTGCTGTCTTGTCGCCCTCCCCTCCTTCGCGGGAGAGGTCCGTCCCTCGCGCGCGGACCTGCAGCGGGTGATGGAATTGCACGCGCGCTCGGTGGTGCGGGTGCGCGGGCCGAAGCAGAGCGGCCCCGGCGTCTTCGTGGGCGCTGGCGGGCAGGTGCTCACCTCGGTGGAGCCGGTGGGCGAGGCGTTCGTCGGGCTGAATGCCGCCACGGTGGAGCACGACGGCAAGGCGCTGCCCGCGAAGGTGGTGCTGGCCAACGCGGCCCTCAAGGTGGCGGTGGTGGCCGCGCCGGACGGCACCTACCCCGCCGTGCCGGTGAAGCTGCTGAGGGACGGCGACAGCCTCGATGGGAAGTGGGTGGTGGGCGTGCTTCCCGCGACGAAGGGACAGCCCGCGCGGCCCGTGGCGGCACAGGCCAGCGGCAACGCGCCGGAGCCCTTCTACGACGTGCCCCTGGCCCTGCCTCCGGGCAGCCCCGTGTTCGACGGGGACGGGCGACTGGTGGCGGTGGTGGTGCAGCGGTACCGGCGCGGCTGCCGGGTGCTGCCGCTGGGCGAGGTGAAGGTCCAGCTCGCGTCGGCGGACGCGCCATGA
- a CDS encoding GYF domain-containing protein, which translates to MVGNSGDGSANLDGSRGVPPDEQDTDTSPVLDGVSDAELDAFVGKLRTDKSRTVTQATQSRSRGAMMGERLHRGRPLVSSVREEVPSHAWYVALGAKASGPHDVAALKAFWERGELGPDSLCWRDGFSEWLPLSQVPALAEALVPLPQEKVPSVEELPAEARAEVPGFALKGAEALRALSGSAPAAPSLVGQGAGAAAAPSRPEALADFAGAHAPGAAPSRPEALAGSVGAHAPAATPPQPAAFVDAAEAPTQGGSHSEGSTSVDPVGTHAVLAGESRAGREPSRWRGAMWLVAVGGVVGGVTVAVALGLLGHVDGRGLAARLGFREAAPAVESPATTAPERMTSASAVPGTDGTSSAVSVNADGTAGAAAVEQGASANVSSSSSMAVTGAGAPPESSGTGTPSATSGTGVAASVAASPAAASGAGTGSSLTSPGSVGIDRGGSVPALAASRGDARKASDSAPDSLLDSSLTTDSPPEQARLSQPAVSGSALTKRAAEAPVSAASADAKPGAEAAPAANAAPKSDVGPDEDYERELLDPPADANPSVGRTVYVPPDPSQPRASLAQSDIFEVVAANRADVSACGAEEETPPSGSGRRVVVRWSILPSGKVDEVVTETPSLKGTPLARCIEAKVRGWTFPRHQEPGGPVRFPFVF; encoded by the coding sequence ATGGTGGGCAATTCAGGGGACGGAAGCGCCAACCTGGACGGCTCCCGGGGTGTGCCCCCGGACGAGCAGGACACCGACACGTCTCCGGTGCTGGACGGCGTGTCCGACGCGGAGCTCGACGCCTTCGTCGGCAAGCTGCGCACGGACAAGAGCCGCACCGTCACGCAGGCGACGCAGTCGCGCTCGCGCGGGGCGATGATGGGCGAGCGCCTGCACCGCGGGCGCCCCCTGGTGTCCTCCGTTCGCGAGGAGGTGCCGAGTCACGCGTGGTACGTCGCGCTGGGCGCGAAGGCCTCGGGGCCGCACGACGTCGCGGCGCTGAAGGCGTTCTGGGAGCGGGGAGAGCTGGGCCCGGACTCGCTGTGCTGGCGTGATGGCTTCAGCGAGTGGCTGCCCCTGTCCCAGGTGCCGGCGCTGGCCGAGGCGCTCGTCCCGCTGCCGCAGGAGAAGGTGCCCTCGGTGGAGGAGCTGCCCGCGGAGGCCCGCGCGGAGGTTCCGGGCTTCGCGCTGAAGGGCGCTGAGGCACTGAGGGCTCTCTCCGGGAGCGCTCCGGCGGCGCCTTCGCTCGTGGGGCAGGGGGCTGGCGCTGCCGCCGCGCCTTCGCGGCCGGAGGCGCTCGCGGACTTTGCTGGGGCGCATGCTCCCGGAGCCGCGCCTTCGCGGCCAGAGGCGCTGGCGGGCTCCGTGGGCGCGCATGCTCCCGCCGCCACGCCTCCGCAGCCGGCCGCCTTCGTGGACGCCGCGGAGGCGCCCACCCAGGGCGGCTCCCACTCGGAGGGGAGCACCTCCGTGGACCCGGTGGGAACGCACGCCGTACTGGCTGGAGAGTCGCGGGCGGGCCGGGAGCCCTCGCGGTGGCGCGGCGCCATGTGGCTGGTGGCGGTGGGCGGCGTCGTGGGCGGCGTGACGGTCGCCGTGGCCCTGGGGCTGCTGGGCCACGTGGATGGTCGTGGGCTCGCGGCGCGCCTGGGCTTCCGCGAGGCCGCGCCCGCCGTGGAGTCCCCCGCGACGACTGCCCCGGAGCGAATGACTTCCGCGTCCGCTGTTCCGGGCACGGACGGGACTTCATCCGCTGTCTCCGTGAATGCGGATGGCACGGCGGGGGCGGCAGCCGTGGAGCAGGGTGCCAGCGCCAATGTTTCATCCAGCTCCTCCATGGCGGTGACCGGTGCTGGTGCTCCGCCGGAGTCCTCGGGCACCGGGACTCCGTCGGCGACTTCGGGGACAGGCGTTGCGGCCAGTGTCGCCGCGAGTCCAGCCGCTGCCTCCGGAGCGGGTACGGGCTCCTCGCTCACGTCGCCGGGGTCCGTCGGAATCGACCGGGGTGGAAGCGTGCCCGCGTTGGCTGCCTCACGCGGCGACGCCAGGAAGGCCAGCGACAGCGCACCGGACTCGCTGCTGGACTCCTCGCTGACCACCGACAGTCCTCCCGAGCAAGCGCGGCTCTCCCAGCCGGCCGTATCAGGCTCCGCGCTCACGAAGCGCGCGGCGGAAGCTCCCGTGAGCGCCGCCTCGGCGGACGCGAAGCCGGGCGCCGAGGCTGCTCCCGCCGCGAATGCAGCGCCCAAGTCGGACGTGGGCCCGGACGAGGACTACGAGCGGGAGTTGCTGGACCCGCCGGCGGACGCGAATCCATCCGTGGGGCGCACCGTCTACGTGCCGCCGGACCCGTCGCAGCCGCGCGCGTCGCTCGCCCAGTCCGACATCTTCGAGGTGGTGGCCGCGAACAGGGCGGACGTCTCCGCGTGTGGCGCCGAGGAGGAGACGCCGCCGTCAGGCTCGGGACGCCGGGTGGTGGTGCGCTGGAGCATCCTCCCGAGCGGCAAGGTCGACGAGGTCGTCACCGAGACGCCGTCGCTCAAGGGCACGCCGCTCGCCCGCTGCATCGAGGCCAAGGTCCGCGGGTGGACCTTCCCCAGGCACCAGGAGCCGGGAGGCCCCGTCCGTTTCCCATTCGTGTTCTAG
- a CDS encoding MogA/MoaB family molybdenum cofactor biosynthesis protein, giving the protein MHVSAFVVTCSDTRDAARDESGRVLREALEAAGHQVAGAVVVKDDPEAIRGALEQARAAGARAVLFNGGTGIGRRDTTVETLRALFEKELPGFGEIFRMLSYRQIGSAAMMSRATAGTYQGMILFALPGSPQAVRLALDALILPELGHAVRELTR; this is encoded by the coding sequence GTGCACGTGAGCGCCTTCGTGGTGACGTGCTCGGACACCCGGGACGCGGCGCGGGACGAGAGCGGGCGTGTGCTGCGCGAGGCGCTGGAGGCGGCGGGGCACCAGGTCGCCGGCGCCGTGGTGGTGAAGGACGACCCGGAGGCCATCCGCGGCGCGCTGGAGCAGGCGCGGGCGGCGGGCGCGCGGGCGGTGCTGTTCAACGGCGGCACGGGCATTGGCCGGCGCGACACCACGGTGGAGACGCTCCGGGCCCTGTTCGAGAAGGAGCTGCCGGGCTTCGGGGAAATCTTCCGGATGCTGTCGTACCGGCAGATTGGCAGCGCGGCGATGATGTCGCGGGCCACCGCGGGCACGTACCAGGGGATGATTCTCTTCGCCCTGCCGGGCTCGCCCCAGGCGGTGCGGCTGGCGCTGGACGCGCTCATCCTCCCCGAGCTCGGTCACGCGGTGCGTGAACTGACGCGTTGA
- a CDS encoding NAD(P) transhydrogenase subunit alpha, with amino-acid sequence MSLTLIFGLYVFFLAAFTGYQVISKVPHLLHTPLMAFTNAISGISLVGSLLAAGGHYGTVSTVLGAVAVLAATINVVGGFLITDRMLRMFKKKGGAR; translated from the coding sequence ATGTCACTGACGCTCATCTTCGGCCTGTACGTGTTCTTCCTGGCCGCCTTCACGGGCTACCAGGTCATCTCCAAGGTGCCGCACCTCTTGCACACGCCGCTGATGGCCTTCACCAACGCCATCTCCGGCATCTCCCTGGTGGGCTCGCTGCTGGCGGCGGGCGGGCACTACGGGACGGTGTCCACGGTGCTGGGCGCGGTGGCGGTGCTCGCGGCCACCATCAACGTGGTGGGCGGCTTCCTCATCACCGACCGCATGCTGCGCATGTTCAAGAAGAAGGGAGGCGCGCGATGA
- the mrtX gene encoding myxosortase MrtX: MSQATVTPWRPNAVQEVLGLWAVGFLGIIAAFLLFGGTSVPKLVATVGFLYLPLIPMRWRDEDYRDYGLTLRAWREDVRLFLVLSAIIGPLFFLAFAGFAEVLPHLPRSLARFLTPMAGEAHFRFRLPPRFGEWVVDQLFVVALPEEFFYRGYVQARLRDAWPEGRLVLGGRLGKAFWVTAVLFALGHLAIFQAWRLSVFFPALLFGWMRERTGTIMGAALFHAACNLYVRVLEVSFFGGP; encoded by the coding sequence ATGAGTCAGGCCACGGTGACGCCCTGGCGTCCGAACGCGGTGCAGGAGGTGCTGGGCCTGTGGGCGGTGGGCTTCCTGGGCATCATCGCCGCCTTCCTCCTCTTCGGCGGTACCAGCGTCCCCAAGCTGGTGGCCACCGTGGGCTTCCTCTACCTGCCGCTCATCCCCATGCGCTGGCGGGACGAGGACTACCGCGACTACGGGCTGACGCTGCGCGCGTGGCGCGAGGACGTGCGCCTGTTCCTCGTGCTGTCCGCCATCATCGGGCCGCTGTTCTTCCTCGCCTTCGCCGGCTTCGCGGAGGTGCTGCCCCACCTGCCGCGGTCGCTCGCGCGGTTCCTCACGCCCATGGCGGGCGAGGCCCACTTCCGCTTCCGGCTGCCCCCGCGCTTCGGCGAGTGGGTGGTGGACCAGCTCTTCGTCGTCGCGCTGCCGGAGGAGTTCTTCTACCGGGGCTACGTCCAGGCGCGGCTGAGGGATGCGTGGCCCGAGGGACGGCTCGTGCTGGGCGGCAGGCTGGGCAAGGCCTTCTGGGTGACGGCGGTGCTCTTCGCCCTGGGCCACCTGGCCATCTTCCAGGCGTGGCGCCTGTCCGTGTTCTTCCCCGCGCTCCTCTTCGGGTGGATGCGCGAGCGCACCGGCACCATCATGGGCGCCGCCCTCTTCCACGCAGCGTGCAACCTCTACGTGCGCGTGCTGGAAGTGTCCTTCTTCGGAGGGCCGTGA
- a CDS encoding NAD(P)(+) transhydrogenase (Re/Si-specific) subunit beta produces the protein MTLSLTETFVQLLYLAASILFVLGLKDLGDAQTARRGVLLAEVGMVAAVVGTLLYGVAVSGVIIRWEWIILAIVIGSAVGTGMGLWIPMTKMPERIALSHAFGGLAVGLVGVVEYLEHGGPHMTTLQVTATGLEVALGALTFTGSLMAFGKLQGFITGRPVTYPGQNASNVLMIAGTLGLIGLLVFMPEAAWAFYAVAALGVLLGVLLVLPIGGADMPVVICLLNSYAGLAAAATGFALGNNVLIICGALDGFSGFLLGMMMSKAMNRSFANVLFGAFGAAPEAKAVTAGATPSGPAPNVGSVEEAAEVLRAARSVIVVPGYGMAVSQAQHAVRDLANALQANGCDVRYAIHPVAGRMPGHMNVLLAEANVPYDHLFDLDVINDDFSATDVALVVGANDVVNPAARNDQSSPIYGMPILSADLAKTCLVLKRSLNAGFAGIENALFVRSNTMMVLGDAKKTLTQFTAALKE, from the coding sequence ATGACGCTCTCGCTGACGGAGACGTTCGTCCAGTTGCTGTACCTCGCCGCCTCCATCCTCTTCGTGCTGGGCCTGAAAGATTTGGGCGACGCGCAGACGGCACGCCGGGGCGTGCTGCTGGCGGAGGTGGGCATGGTGGCCGCCGTCGTCGGCACGTTGCTGTACGGCGTGGCGGTGTCCGGCGTCATCATCCGGTGGGAGTGGATCATCCTCGCCATCGTCATCGGCTCGGCGGTGGGCACGGGCATGGGCCTGTGGATTCCGATGACGAAGATGCCCGAGCGCATCGCCCTGTCGCACGCCTTCGGCGGCCTCGCGGTGGGCCTCGTCGGCGTCGTCGAGTACCTGGAGCATGGCGGCCCGCACATGACCACGCTCCAGGTCACCGCCACTGGCTTGGAAGTCGCGCTCGGCGCACTCACCTTCACCGGCAGCCTCATGGCCTTCGGCAAGCTGCAGGGCTTCATCACCGGCAGGCCCGTCACCTATCCGGGGCAGAACGCGTCCAACGTGCTGATGATTGCCGGCACGCTGGGGCTGATTGGCCTGCTCGTGTTCATGCCGGAGGCGGCCTGGGCCTTCTACGCCGTGGCGGCGCTGGGCGTGCTGCTGGGCGTGTTGCTGGTGCTGCCCATCGGCGGCGCGGACATGCCGGTGGTCATCTGCCTCCTCAACTCGTACGCGGGCCTCGCGGCGGCGGCCACGGGCTTCGCACTGGGCAACAACGTCCTCATCATCTGCGGCGCGCTGGACGGCTTCTCCGGCTTCCTGCTGGGCATGATGATGTCCAAGGCGATGAACCGCTCGTTCGCCAACGTGCTGTTCGGCGCGTTCGGCGCGGCGCCGGAGGCGAAGGCGGTGACGGCGGGAGCGACGCCCTCCGGGCCCGCGCCCAACGTGGGCTCGGTGGAGGAGGCGGCCGAGGTGCTCCGTGCCGCGCGCTCCGTCATCGTGGTGCCCGGCTACGGCATGGCCGTGTCCCAGGCGCAGCACGCGGTGCGAGACCTGGCCAACGCGCTCCAGGCCAACGGCTGCGACGTGCGCTACGCCATCCACCCGGTGGCCGGCCGCATGCCCGGCCACATGAACGTGCTGCTCGCCGAGGCGAACGTCCCGTACGACCACCTCTTCGACCTGGACGTCATCAACGACGACTTCTCCGCCACCGACGTCGCGCTGGTGGTGGGGGCGAACGACGTCGTCAACCCCGCCGCGCGCAACGACCAGAGCAGCCCCATCTACGGCATGCCGATTCTCTCGGCGGACCTGGCGAAGACGTGCCTGGTGCTGAAGCGCTCGCTCAATGCCGGCTTCGCGGGCATCGAAAACGCGTTGTTCGTCCGCTCGAATACGATGATGGTGCTCGGTGACGCGAAGAAGACGCTCACCCAGTTCACCGCCGCGTTGAAGGAGTAG
- a CDS encoding DUF1330 domain-containing protein, with translation MPAYVVVQIAIHDAQTYERYKQLAPPSIAQYGGRYLVRGGATEVLEGTWQPPRFVILEFPSVERARTWWGSPEYAAAKALRQSSTHTMMLLAEGLPADAGPTVPR, from the coding sequence ATGCCGGCCTACGTGGTGGTCCAGATTGCAATCCATGATGCGCAGACCTACGAGCGCTACAAGCAGCTCGCCCCGCCGTCGATTGCCCAGTACGGCGGGCGCTATCTCGTGCGCGGGGGCGCCACCGAGGTCCTCGAGGGCACCTGGCAGCCGCCGCGCTTCGTCATCCTGGAGTTCCCCAGCGTCGAGCGGGCCCGCACCTGGTGGGGCTCGCCCGAGTACGCGGCCGCCAAGGCGCTGCGCCAGTCCAGCACGCACACGATGATGCTGCTCGCAGAGGGGCTGCCCGCCGACGCCGGCCCCACCGTGCCGCGCTGA
- a CDS encoding Rieske (2Fe-2S) protein produces MTKIKLGPADFAEREMRGYEVGKRNVCIAKIHGRYKGLDDWCNHAGCLLSGGRIEENMVVCPCHEVGFDMDSGRNETSPGVCDDQPTVKVEVQDGALVVELPDNT; encoded by the coding sequence ATGACGAAGATCAAGCTGGGCCCGGCGGATTTCGCCGAGCGGGAAATGCGCGGTTACGAAGTCGGCAAGCGCAACGTGTGTATCGCGAAGATTCATGGCCGCTACAAGGGCCTCGACGACTGGTGCAACCACGCGGGCTGTCTGCTGTCGGGCGGTCGCATCGAAGAGAACATGGTCGTCTGTCCGTGCCATGAGGTCGGCTTCGACATGGACAGCGGCCGCAACGAGACGTCCCCCGGCGTCTGTGACGACCAACCGACAGTCAAGGTCGAGGTCCAGGACGGCGCGCTCGTCGTCGAGCTGCCCGACAACACCTGA
- the polX gene encoding DNA polymerase/3'-5' exonuclease PolX, with protein MTPDVITQTVDKAAVAQVLRDIGQLLQLQGESGFRVRAYDMGADRIAGLPQELGPLVAEGRLESLPGIGPALAEKITELVTTGRMRYFEELKAKFPPGLLEMLKLPDIGPKKVAVLWRELDVGSIEDLERACREGRVRQLKGFGEKSEAKILEGIAVFRRARGERKLLGDALPVAEALLEQVKAIPGVVRASLGGSVRRRAETVADVDIIASAADPGPVLDALANAPGVATVLGKGGSKCSVRMTAGDLQVDLRVLPDEDYATALHHFTGSKAHHIRLRNLGHERGLKISEWGVHREDGTKVTVTDEAALYALLDMQYVPPELREDNGEVEAARAGKLPQDLVTLEDVQGAVHAHSTWSDGRNSLEEMALAAKALGLKYLTVTEHSQAAIYAGGMKVEDLKRQWDEIDRINAAVPGVRLLKGIEVDILEDGTLDYPDSVLEQLELVIGSIHVRHGMDEDQMTRRLLTALDNPCLHILGHPTGRLIQNREAYPVRMEAILERAAERGVAVEVNGKPARLDIKAEYVRQAVQLGVRLVVSCDAHRQEDLRNLAFAVATARRGWARKTDVLNTLPADRFIAALRARR; from the coding sequence GTGACTCCAGACGTCATCACGCAGACCGTCGACAAGGCGGCAGTCGCCCAGGTCCTCCGGGACATCGGCCAGCTGCTCCAACTCCAGGGGGAGAGCGGCTTCCGTGTCCGCGCCTACGACATGGGCGCGGACCGCATCGCCGGGCTGCCGCAGGAGCTGGGCCCCCTCGTGGCCGAGGGCCGGCTGGAGAGCCTCCCGGGAATCGGCCCCGCGCTCGCCGAGAAGATCACCGAGCTGGTGACCACCGGTCGGATGCGCTACTTCGAGGAGCTCAAGGCGAAGTTCCCGCCCGGCCTGCTGGAGATGCTGAAGCTGCCGGACATCGGCCCGAAGAAGGTGGCCGTCCTCTGGCGCGAGCTGGACGTGGGCAGCATCGAGGACCTGGAGCGCGCCTGCCGCGAGGGCCGCGTGCGCCAGCTCAAAGGCTTCGGCGAGAAGAGCGAGGCGAAGATTCTCGAAGGCATCGCCGTGTTCCGGCGCGCCCGCGGCGAGCGCAAGCTGCTGGGTGACGCGCTGCCCGTGGCGGAGGCGCTGCTGGAGCAGGTGAAGGCGATTCCGGGGGTCGTGCGCGCCAGCCTCGGCGGCAGCGTGCGCCGCCGCGCGGAGACGGTGGCGGACGTGGACATCATCGCCTCCGCGGCGGACCCCGGCCCCGTGCTGGACGCGCTGGCCAACGCCCCGGGCGTGGCGACGGTGCTGGGCAAGGGCGGCAGCAAGTGCTCCGTGCGGATGACGGCGGGCGACCTGCAGGTGGACCTGCGCGTGCTGCCGGACGAGGACTACGCCACCGCGCTCCACCACTTCACGGGCTCCAAGGCCCACCACATCCGCCTGCGCAACCTGGGCCACGAGCGGGGCCTCAAGATTTCCGAGTGGGGCGTGCACCGCGAGGACGGGACGAAGGTGACCGTCACGGACGAGGCCGCGCTCTACGCGCTGCTGGACATGCAGTACGTGCCGCCGGAGTTGCGCGAGGACAACGGCGAGGTGGAGGCCGCGCGCGCGGGGAAGCTGCCGCAGGACCTGGTCACATTGGAGGACGTGCAGGGCGCCGTCCATGCGCACAGCACCTGGTCCGACGGGCGCAACTCGCTGGAGGAGATGGCGCTCGCCGCGAAGGCGCTGGGCCTGAAGTACCTCACCGTCACCGAGCACAGCCAGGCGGCCATCTACGCCGGCGGCATGAAGGTGGAGGACCTGAAGCGGCAGTGGGACGAAATCGACCGCATCAACGCGGCGGTGCCCGGGGTGCGCCTGCTCAAGGGCATCGAGGTGGACATCCTGGAGGACGGCACGCTCGACTATCCCGACAGCGTGCTGGAGCAGCTCGAGCTGGTCATCGGCTCCATCCACGTGCGGCACGGCATGGACGAGGACCAGATGACGCGCCGGCTGCTCACCGCGCTGGACAACCCGTGCCTGCACATCCTCGGGCACCCCACCGGCCGTCTCATCCAGAACCGCGAGGCCTACCCCGTTCGCATGGAAGCCATCCTGGAGCGGGCCGCCGAGCGGGGCGTGGCGGTAGAGGTCAACGGCAAGCCGGCGCGGCTGGACATCAAGGCCGAGTACGTCCGCCAGGCCGTCCAGCTCGGCGTGAGGCTGGTGGTGAGCTGCGACGCGCACCGGCAGGAGGACCTGCGCAACCTGGCCTTCGCCGTGGCCACCGCGCGCCGGGGCTGGGCGCGCAAGACGGATGTGTTGAACACGCTGCCAGCGGACCGCTTCATCGCCGCGCTGCGCGCCCGCCGGTGA